In the genome of Augochlora pura isolate Apur16 chromosome 8, APUR_v2.2.1, whole genome shotgun sequence, one region contains:
- the Megf8 gene encoding multiple EGF like domains 8 isoform X1, which translates to MGWVSTTTVWITIWSCFLRGLQLAPQTSPKQVPCDKTRKVFTDSWGIISDGPLGSNYTQDSHCEWLIKANNSRQFITLSFRTMGTECSYDYVFVYDGDSFRSPLLGSFSGKTEPQQVTSSSGYMLILLYSDTNYVLDGFHAEFSVTNCPNNCTNHGKCINNKCVCENDWGGRDCSRALCPNNCSYGGECNTKRCQCHDGYSGQSCSLRKTHPEGNKWHWLSHSEGGLRPRAAHTAVYIKESDSLYVFGGYDLNDILSDLEVYQFGTSQWEDAYGNVLERTSSAEYLDPMLIGTELERMGAGAKELYGVPRSSLLWRVLSSITDNNTFTLRNHGNSESGHGWSEFRNSPEHKAHERKIHEARDGEASKSTIRIERNDDLRRKHSRHPKPRYAQTARHRRNLEDFDLYRERHAPNIKSDILNWEEQSVEDPVQENIFIEEPKSSTDESFKDESTKSPIDELPKPSPRYGHAACRYDGGFVIYGGKVQDGSLSNELWHYNVNTRIWTLRAKNSPFYPPQLTRHTLTLANDHIYLFGGSTVDGEFSSSLYTIKLNLSDPTATTERWKEVHPRGGKELDVRVVAHSTVYHRATNSLLVYGGVVASVARFSKLSDRMFVFQLDRKVWSEIHYPRAHLRDTYVPRERAFHTCNIIGNYLVVFGGYSHRHNKEEICYDNQMYLYHLGCHAWVSHDVLGLNDKDSRYPKQQGVFAHAADVRNGNTLLLVGGYHGNVNADLLAYTLPPMLAPGDEDYIEPEQICSRHKSLMECSANPECGWCSADEICYGRTIGSNCTTNLQTTRCPGVCPALGDCHSCLIHGQPGGGWGTTARGKKSISNKLNLGTCTWCVQNARCHHKDDNYGVCGLRDDTLSQIPGWWGPKGTEIIKVEECREMDKRPGLTFLKYKPPVNFSQPDSVTIVNATTVDFNVPSMQGAKTESALGGEMIARLIGFLRPPQYHWDSTVEHLKICVSYNSATLHVSRSSDPQELESVANLTAETSQCVPTKWPDGHQMMLLPGRYLLDFESKRMVTTSYAYASKMEITHNKKTENPKVFTFEYLEPYQNGSCHQYKNCLHCLTDSSCGWCDIINKCLSRSINETESCVADMEWDEDGNPIREWHYLTITPSACANCSNYISCESCVGSNLCEWWTEEARCARIGRLPNAVVSLDQCPIPCRQRSNCTQCLDERGRCVWCEATQECFSFSVYTSEYQFGLCREWMDQAGLMGVTSRSGSSLTGNDQCKSCSRHTNCSNCLHSLSCGWCYSLENPILGACVQGDFNQPHVNCSLVINEYQNTTLEADESGWAYAQCPDVDECDLGLHDCHPDALCTNTHGSFSCQCKRGFNGDGKENCTKTCFEKCVNGYCSEAPDYKCECYLGWTGPDCRTNCGCYNHSTCVQGPGICDECQDWTTGRYCEECKAGSYGNATTLLGCKKCNCNEHGDKDLDICDRQTGVCFCRDNTQGDMCQRCKKGYYGDPRGGGMCYYGCISRGMLGGEGNGKQGLGSRHSQLSLWESHFGESPTRECLWIVSPKTDLSSDTMLSGTQSVIQFIIHDDINVSCQENSVYVYDGLPEFVSSTTSHQSQLLGVYCTESTDYPVTVEAKSGFLTVHYKQLDEVEGFNASYIIMTCNNCPGNRECRNGNCLCKVGFVGINCDIEICPNNCTSSKKQGVCDKGYGRCVCTSGYGGRDCSIKIKDHQLIFTELFNSEYLADHLDHLRKTLPRFGHTLVADRRGSLWMFGGYSLSHGPLNDIRLFDTKNNTWMPITVESTSEASMPQGRYFHATEIVHSRQQIYVYGGLSMKEEDIQGLSNNTLSDFWKFSLQNQRWMQIMQDELKREPPPLAGHTLTLRRNGETESLILIGGFSPKYGYLDTVWEFNLESETWDTIKTVGNGPLGVYGHSTVYHSQSDSFYIFGGYTYAINRTFISNKLYALNYVSRTWSVLPPFDDDLTDGNSLPQARFLHSAVTTDEYMVIFGGRQNPHNTSDSLIAYKYSCNLWIRLITKDMEVIGSPPPPAYAHAMTHADPESNAVYVVGGFDGGIKSHVTLINIPEDLCNLWTDKLTCRKYFGCSFCSVTTFSGNNASFCFSNEESDSKNKRCSNVSQAQVSNGVVCDENWMATRKCQNFKTCTECLAEWPYYKGETSICKWCTNCTIGIHGMCIPYEKDCDELYKCDARETSVVDVNQCRERQCPASDCEKCNNLEDCAWTRQVLKTSGLGVGVIHESVYDWNCVSDDIFEKSSIKMGTTQCEKRCADHKDCKECLKGTGAEGGWRECRWSTQLNECISPSYQPLYCAGGVCGLVLRNSDIDHCPEPCSVFKQCSTCLKHSHCGWCSLDSANITGQGICTEGSLEAPADHPAGGTCDMLYYQQFPQTEPPLITTLFPHNAEILENPDNVTMLIPSITSKPSFSWHYVRCPPENECANGHHTCSRKSEKCFDLEEGFECMCGDGYKTETPASFNEFGRKICVPMCTQGCVRGTCIEPNVCRCDFGYVGANCSIQCQCNGHSNCAGPDKLDVCLECHNNTMGPQCDKCLPLFVGNPADNGQCVPCLEYCNGHTRICINESMTVPDPNSINKMSIELLKKQLVEGPVSKAKCVNCGNNTKGDKCGECMMGYFRGTEDLRDVCRPCECHGHGFTCDPVTGEKCNCGNNTESNSSCTSGPLKGTNTGGAPPCWMVQCSKCKENYAGNPTMGHQCYKTVTVDNKMCFDSKLIDECKMKPKPLNPGQTVFYMVQPRFMNVDIRVMVDVTQGGLDLFFSPRDDSFVVNLNTTTGYQDVELDSRFVWRKDPGNTWFDKHTRSIMRVVEYHSHSMYSYGSNSTTPEPNWNTGPQYIVMECYAKSLATFLTIAQRNTILVVRNLTNRLVLTLPQDKHELHQTKFHIALRAIDPVHPEISGRAAYGMIFFRQDQLHIDLFVFFSVFFSCFFLFLAACVVAWKAKQAADARRARIRHVVEMLHMAKRPFASATIIYDRDGNDFSPSSPQRKSKRNKLGSFHNDVRPVAVEPTDDGVAAVATVFIRLPGGRQAPVKLALGSSLILLTRVYPVNSRVFLRRRNSHALNVFQPT; encoded by the exons ATGGGGTGGGTCTCGACCACCACAGTATGGATTACAATATGGAGTTGCTTCTTGCGGGGCTTGCAATTAGCTCCGCAAACATCTCCAAAACAAGTACCATGTGATAAAACACGGAAAGTTTTTACTGACTCTTGGGGAATTATCAGTGATGGACCTCTAGGCTCAAATTATACTCAAGACTCTCACTGTGAATGGCTCATAaaag caAACAACAGCCgtcaatttattacattaagtTTCCGTACTATGGGAACAGAATGCAGTTATGATTATGTTTTTGTTTACGATGGAGATTCCTTTCGATCTCCTCTTTTAGGAAGTTTCAGTGGGAAAACAGAACCGCAACAAGTGACATCATCATCTGGTTAT ATGCTAATACTATTATACAGTGATACAAATTACGTATTGGATGGTTTTCATGCAGAATTCTCAGTTACAAATTGTccaaataattgtacaaatcATGGAAagtgtattaataataaatgtgtcTGTGAAAATGATTGGGGTGGTAGAGACTGTTCCAGAGCACTTTGTCCAAATAATTGTAGTTACGGTGGTGAGTGTAATACGAAAAGGTGTCAATGTCATGATGGATATTCTGGACAGTCTTGCTCATTACGTAAAACTCATCCAGAAGGCAACAa ATGGCACTGGCTTTCACATTCAGAAGGTGGATTAAGACCACGAGCAGCACATACAGCAGTATATATAAAGGAATCAGATTCTCTTTATGTCTTTGGTGGCTATGATCTCAATGATATACTCAGTGATCTGGAAGTGTATCAATTTGGTACAAGTCAGTGGGAAGATGCATATGGTAACGTATTAG AACGCACCTCATCTGCAGAATATTTAGATCCTATGCTAATTGGTACTGAGTTGGAACGGATGGGTGCAGGTGCAAAAGAATTGTATGGTGTTCCTCGATCATCCCTCCTATGGAGGGTACTTTCCAGTATTACAGACAATAATACTTTTACTCTACGTAATCATGGAAACTCGGAAAGTGGACATGGTTGGTCAGAATTCAGAAATTCTCCAGAACATAAAGCACATGAACGAAAAATACATGAAGCCAGGGATGGTGAAGCAAGTAAAAGTACAATTAGAATAGAAAGAAATGACGATTTACGAAGGAAACACTCTAGGCACCCAAAACCTCGATATGCACAAACTGCAAg ACATCGTAGAAATCTTGAAGACTTCGATCTTTATCGAGAACGTCACGCGCCGAATATAAAAAGCGATATATTAAATTGGGAAGAGCAAAGCGTTGAAGACCCTGTTCAGGAAAATATCTTTATTGAAGAGCCTAAATCATCAACTGATGAATCATTTAAAGATGAATCTACAAAGTCACCTATCGATGAATTGCCTAAACCAAGCCCACGTTATGGTCACGCTGCTTGTAGATATGATG gCGGTTTTGTTATATACGGAGGAAAGGTGCAAGATGGTTCTTTGTCAAACGAGTTATGGCATTATAATGTCAATACGCGTATTTGGACGTTACGAGCTAAAAATTCTCCATTCTATCCACCACAATTAACAAGACATACACTTACCTTAGCAAATGATCATATTTATCTCTTCGGCGGTAGTACAGTTGATGGTGAATTTTCATCTAGTCtgtatacaattaaattaaatttat ctgATCCTACTGCAACTACAGAAAGGTGGAAAGAAGTACATCCTCGTGGGGGTAAAGAACTAGACGTACGCGTAGTTGCTCATTCAACTGTCTACCATCGCGCTACTAACTCTCTACTAGTTTATGGGGGAGTAGTGGCTAGTGTGGCGCGGTTTAGTAAACTATCTGATAGAATGTTTGTATTTCAACTTGATAGAAAAGTTTGGTCTGAAATTCATTATCCAAGAGCACATTTAAGGGATACTTATGTTCCTAGAGAGCGGGCATTTCACACTTGCAATATTATAG GAAATTATTTAGTTGTATTTGGTGGATACTCTCATAGAcataataaagaagaaatttgtTATGATAACCAAATGTATCTGTATCACTTAGGCTGTCACGCCTGGGTAAGTCACGACGTACTAGGTTTAAATGACAAAG ATTCACGTTATCCAAAACAGCAAGGAGTATTTGCGCACGCGGCAGACGTGCGCAATGGAAACACTTTATTATTAGTGGGTGGTTATCATGGGAATGTCAATGCAGATTTGCTTGCTTATACATTACCACCAATGCTTGCGCCTGGGGACGAAGATTATATAGAACCTGAACAAATATGTTCAAGGCATAAAAGTCTAATGGAATGCTCAGCCAATCCAGAATGCGGTTGGTGTTCAGCGGATGAG atatgcTATGGCAGAACCATTGGAAGTAATTGCACGACTAATCTTCAAACAACTCGTTGCCCAGGTGTCTGTCCTGCGCTTGGAGATTGCCATTCTTGTTTAATACATGGCCAACCCGGCGGCGGTTGGGGTACAACTGCTCGtggaaaaaaatcaatttctaataAGTTAAATTTGGGAACTTGTACGTGGTGTGTTCAGAACGCTCGATGTCATCACAAAGATGATAACTATGGTGTTTGTGGTCTACGAGATGATACACTGTCTCAGATACCTGGGTGGTGGGGTCCTAAAGgcactgaaataataaaagttgaGGAATGTCGTGAAATGGATAAAAGGCCAGGATTAACATTCTTGAAGTATAAACCTCCAGTAAACTTTAGTCAACCTGACTCGGTAACAATAGTCAATGCTACAACAGTTGACTTTAATGTTCCGTCTATGCAAGGTGCAAAAACCGAGTCAGCCCTTGGTGGAGAAATGATAGCTAGATTAATTGGATTTCTACGACCTCCACAATATCACTGGGATAGTACAGTGGAGCACTTGAAAATTTGCGTCAGTTATAACAGTGCAACACTTCACGTATCACGGAGCAGTGATCCTCAAGAATTG GAATCAGTTGCAAATTTAACCGCTGAGACATCGCAGTGTGTACCAACAAAATGGCCAGATGGACATCAGATGATGTTGCTGCCAGGtcgatatttattagattttgaGTCAAAGAGGATGGTTACTACCAGTTATGCTTATGcaagtaaaatggaaattactCATAACAAGAAAACTGAAAATCCAAAAGTGTTCACATTTGAATATCTGGAACCATATCAAAATGGATCCTGCCACCAGTATAAAAACTGTCTTCACTGCTTAACTGACTCGTCGTGCGGTTGGtgtgatattattaataaatgccTATCACGTTCTATCAATGAAACAGAAAGTTGTGTAGCCGACATGGAATGGGATGAGGATGGTAATCCGATTCGTGAATGGCATTATCTGACAATCACACCTTCAGCTTGTGCTAATTGTTCTAATTACATTTCTTGCGAATCTTGTGTTGGCAGTAATTTATGTGAATGGTGGACAGAGGAGGCACGGTGTGCAAGAATAGGTAGACTGCCTAATGCTGTTGTTAGTCTCGATCAGTGCCCCATTCCTTGCAGACAACGTTCGAATTGTACACAATGCTTAGATGAACGTGGCAGGTGTGTGTGGTGTGAGGCCACACAGgaatgcttttctttttcagtaTACACATCTGAATACCAGTTTGGTCTCTGCCGGGAATGGATGGATCAAGCCGGGCTTATGGGAGTAACTTCAAGATCTGGATCATCTTTAACTGGCAATGATCAATGCAAAAGCTGCAGTCGGCATACAAATTGTTCTAATTGTTTGCATTCGTTAAGTTGCGGCTGGTGTTATAGTCTGGAAAATCCAATTTTGGGAGCATGTGTACAAGGAGACTTCAATCAACCACATGTTAATTGTAGTTTAGTCATTAACGAATATCAAAACACTACGTTAGAGGCCGATGAATCAGGCTGGGCATATGCTCAATGTCCAGACGTCGATGAATGCGACTTGGGTTTGCATGATTGCCATCCAGATGCATTGTGTACAAACACTCACGGCAGTTTCAGTTGTCAGTGTAAAAGAGGTTTCAATGGAGATGGCAAAGAAAACTGTACAAAAACATGCTTCGAGAAATGTGTTAATGGCTATTGTAGTGAAGCACCTGATTACAAATGCGAATGTTATCTTGGTTGGACAGGACCAGATTGTAGAACAAATTGTGGTTGTTACAATCATTCTACTTGCGTGCAAGGGCCAGGCATTTGCGATGAATGTCAAGATTGGACCACAGGTAGATATTGCGAGGAATGTAAAGCAGGCAGTTATGGTAATGCTACAACACTGCTTGGGTGcaaaaaatgtaattgcaaTGAACACGGAGATAAAGATCTGGACATATGCGACCGACAAACTGGTGTATGTTTTTGTCGTGACAACACACAAGGAGATATGTGTCAGCGTTGTAAGAAAGGATATTATGGTGATCCGAGAGGCGGTGGAATGTGTTATTATGGCTGTATATCACGAGGTATGTTAGGAGGTGAAGGAAATGGTAAACAAGGTCTTGGCAGTAGACACTCACAATTGTCTTTATGGGAAAGCCATTTCGGAGAATCGCCGACAAGAGAATGTCTCTGGATAGTTAGTCCAAAAACTGATCTTTCATCGGACACGATGCTTTCAGGAACACAGAgtgtaatacaatttattatacatgatGATATTAATGTTAGCTGTCAAGAGAATAGCGTTTATGTATATGACGGACTTCCCGAGTTTGTTTCTTCAACTACTAGTCATCAAAGTCAGCTATTAGGTGTTTATTGCACGGAAAGTACAGATTATCCGGTAACTGTAGAAGCTAAGTCTGGATTTCTTACTGTACATTACAAACAGCTGGATGAAGTCGAAGGCTTTAATGCGAGTTACATAATAATGACATGCAATAATTGTCCTGGGAATCGGGAATGCCGGAACGGAAATTGTTTATGTAAAGTCGGTTTTGTAGGAATTAATTGTGACATTGAAATATGTCCAAATAATTGTACGTCATCGAAAAAACAAGGAGTTTGTGATAAAGGTTACGGTCGATGCGTTTGTACATCTGGATATGGAGGACGCGATTGCtcaattaaaatcaaagatCATCAACTAATCtttactgaattatttaactCGGAGTATTTGGCAGATCATTTAGATCATCTGCGGAAGACTCTACCGAGATTTGGTCATACATTGGTCGCTGACAGACGAGGCAGTCTTTGGATGTTTGGTGGATATTCCCTTAGTCATGGTCCATTAAATGACATTAGACTTTTTGATACTAAAAATAACACTTGGATGCCTATTACTGTAGAATCTACTTCAGAAGCTTCTATGCCTCAAGGTAGATACTTTCATGCAACAGAAATAGTCCACAGTAGACAACAAATATACGTTTATGGTGGATTGTCAATGAAAGAAGAAGATATTCAAGGATTATCTAACAATACGTTGAGCGATTTTTGGAAATTCAGCTTGCAAAATCAAAGGTGGATGCAAATTATGCAGGATGAATTGAAAAGAGAACCACCACCTCTAGCTGGGCATACATTAACCTTACGCAGAAATGGAGAAACAGAGAGCTTGATATTGATTGGAGGATTTAGCCCTAAGTATGGTTACTTAGATACTGTATGGGAATTCAATTTAGAATCAGAAACGTGGGACACGATAAAGACGGTTGGTAATGGACCATTGGGAGTTTATGGCCACTCTACGGTGTATCATAGTCAATCAGACAGTTTTTATATCTTCGGTGGTTATACATATGCAATAAATCGAACATTTatctcaaataaattatatgcatTAAATTATGTAAGTCGCACGTGGTCTGTACTTCCACCATTTGATGATGACCTTACTGATGGAAATAGTTTG CCTCAAGCTAGATTTCTTCACTCTGCAGTCACTACTGATGAGTACATGGTTATTTTTGGTGGACGACAAAATCCGCACAATACTTCTGACTCATTGATTGCATATAAATACTCATGTAATTTATGGATTCGTTTAATAACAAAAGACATGGAAGTTATTGGAAGCCCTCCACCACCAGCATATGCTCATGCAATGACACATGCTGATCCAGAATCAAATGCTGTATACGTCGTTGGTGGTTTTGATGGGGGAATTAAAAGTCATGTTACCCTTATAAATATACCTGAGGATTTATGCAACCTTTGGACTGATAAACTAACTTGCAGAAAGTATTTCGGATGCTCTTTTTGTTCTGTTACTACCTTTAGTGGAAATAATGCCTCTTTCTGTTTTTCCAATGAAGAATCTGACAGTAAAAACAAAAG atgcAGCAACGTTAGTCAAGCTCAAGTATCAAATGGAGTCGTTTGTGATGAAAACTGGATGGCAACCAGAAAGTGTCAGAACTTTAAAACTTGCACAGAGTGTTTAGCAGAATGGCCATATTATAAAGGTGAAACATCAATATGTAAATGGTGtacaaattgtacaattgGCATACACGGAATGTGCATACCATACGAAAAAGATTGcgatgaattatataaatgtgatGCCAGAGAAACATCGGTGGTAGATGTAAATCAATGCCGTGAACGACAGTGTCCTGCTAGTGATTgtgaaaaatgtaacaatCTAGAAGATTGTGCGTGGACAAGGCAGGTTCTGAAGACTT CTGGATTAGGAGTTGGAGTAATTCATGAATCTGTATATGATTGGAATTGTGTATCAGatgacatttttgaaaaatccaGTATTAAAATGGGAACCACACAGTGTGAAAAACGTTGCGCTGATCATAAGGATTGCAAGGAATGTCTAAAGGGTACAGGAGCTGAGGGTGGATGGCGGGAATGTAGATGGTCAACACAACTAAatgaa tGCATCTCTCCATCATATCAACCGCTTTATTGTGCTGGTGGTGTGTGCGGTTTAGTACTGCGTAATTCCGATATTGATCATTGTCCTGAACCATGCTCAGTTTTCAAGCAATGCAGCACTTGCTTGAAGCACTCACATTGTGGATGGTGCTCTTTAGATTCAGCTAATATAACTGGTCAAGGAATATGTACAGAGGGTTCTCTAGAAGCACCTGCAGATCATCCAGCTGGTGGTACATGCGACATGCTTTATTATCAACAATTTCCTCAAACAGAACCAC CACTCATAACTACATTATTTCCACATAATGCAGAAATACTTGAAAATCCAGACAATGTAACGATGTTAATTCCAAGCATAACATCGAAACCATCATTCTCATGGCATTATGTACGATGTCCTCCAGAAAACGAATGTGCCAATGGTCACCACACATGCTCacgaaaaagtgaaaaatgcTTTGATTTGGAAGAAGGATTTGAATGCATGTGCGGTGATGGATACAAAACTGAAac tcCAGCGTCATTTAACGAATTTGGAAG gaaaatttgtGTACCTATGTGTACGCAAGGATGCGTTCGCGGAACATGTATAGAACCAAATGTTTGCCGCTGTGATTTCGGTTACGTAGGTGCCAATTGTTCGATTCAGTGCCAGTGTAATGGTCACAGTAATTGTGCTGGTCCAGATAAATTAGACGTTTGTTTAGAGTGCCATAATAATACAATGGGGCCACAGTGCGATAAATGTTTACCTTTATTTGTTGGAAATCCAGCAGATAATGGACAATGTGTACCATGTCTGGAATACTGTAATGGGCATACTCGAATTTGCATTAACGAGAGCATGACTGTGCCg GATCCaaattccataaataaaatgtccatagaattattaaagaagcAATTAGTCGAAGGTCCTGTATCTAAGGCAAAATGTGTAAATtgtggaaataatacaaaggGTGATAAATGTGGTGAATGCATGATGGGCTACTTTCGAGGTACAGAAGATCTTCGCGATGTCTGTCGACC CTGTGAGTGTCATGGTCACGGATTCACTTGCGACCCTGTAACAGGAGAGAAGTGCAATTGCGGCAACAACACCGAAAGTAATTCATCGTGTACTAGTGGACCTCTAAAGGGTACGAATACTGGTGGGGCACCACCGTGTTGGATGGTTCAATGCAGTAaatgcaaagaaaattatgcCGGCAATCCTACAATGGGTCATCAGTGTTACAAAACAGTAACAGTTGATAACAAAATGTGTTTCGACTCTAAATTAATAG ACGAGTGCAAAATGAAACCGAAACCGTTAAATCCCGGGCAAACGGTGTTCTACATGGTGCAACCTCGTTTTATGAACGTTGACATCAGAGTTATGGTAGACGTAACGCAAGGAGGTTTAGATCTATTTTTCAGTCCTCGGGACGATTCCTTCGTCGTTAATCTAAATACAACAACTGGATACCAGGAT GTCGAATTGGACAGCAGATTTGTATGGCGCAAGGATCCAGGGAACACGTGGTTCGACAAACATACTCGTAGCATAATGAGAGTCGTCGAATACCATTCACATAGCATGTACTCATACGGTTCTAATAGCACTACTCCCGAACCAAATTGGAATACCGGCCCGCAGTACATTGTAATGGAATGCTATGCTAAAAGTCTGGCTACTTTCCTAACAATTGCACAAAGGAACACAATCTTGGTCGTCAGGAATCTCACGAATCGATTGGTATTAACCCTACCACAGGACAAGCACGAACTCCATCAAACGAAATTTCATATCGCTCTCAGAGCAATTGATCCTGTACATCCGGAGATAAGTGGTCGGGCTGCCTACGGAATGATCTTTTTCCGACAAGATCAACTTCACATCGATTTATTCGTGttcttttctgtatttttctcgtgtttctttttgttcttGGCCGCTTGTGTGGTTGCCTGGAAAGCGAAACAAGCAGCCGACGCTCGGCGAGCACGGATTAGACACGTTGTCGAAATGTTACACATGGCCAAAAGACCATTTGCGTCGGCTACCATTATTTATGATCGTGATGGTAACGACTTTAGTCCAAGTTCACCACAGCGAAAAAGTAAACGCAATAAGTTAGGTAGCTTTCATAATGATGTGAGACCCGTCGCAGTTGAACCAACTGATGATGGCGTTGCGGCCGTAGCCACTGTTTTTATCAGATTACCGGGTGGTCGACAGGCGCCTGTTAAACTCGCTCTTGGAAGCTCATTGATACTATTGACCAGAGTTTATCCGGTGAATAGCAGGGTGTTCCTAAGACGTAGAAACAGTCACGCGTTGAACGTCTTTCAGCCTACTTGA